The Kiritimatiellales bacterium genomic sequence AATTTAAATTTCACAAACTATATGATCGTACGGTACCCGGCGAGAAATCACACACGCCTGTTGTAAAGCTGGTGTGCTCATACAACCATTTTGTGCCGGAATTCTGCTGATTCACCGGCGGCCCGGCACCGGTTTTATTCTGTAGTTTTGCAGCCGGATCATGTTCAACTTTTGTCTATTGTCTGCCGCAAAAACAAGAAAAGCACAAAAATAAAAATCCTGTTTATCCTGTCTGAAAATATGCCCGTTCATTCGCGTCCATTCGCGGTTAAAAATCTCTCCGGTTATTATTCTCAGTTGAGAAATCCGCGTTTGATTTATAAGCAGATACAGATATATAGTATTTGTTTCATTGCGGAGTTTAGTTTTATGGCAGATGCAAATCAAATTGATGTGTCTTATGTGGCGAATCTGGCGCGGATTCAACTGTCGCCGGAAGAAACGGAACTGTTTCAGGAACAGCTCGGGCAGGTCCTGCAGTATGTCGAGCAGTTGAATGAACCGGATGTTTCGAATGTAAAGCCGACGGCACACGCGATGCCGCTGGTGAATGTGCTGCGCGACGATGTTCCGCGTCCGTCGCTTGAGCGCGATACCGTAATGAACAATGCACCGGCATCGCGTAACGGTCAGATTCTTGTGCCAAAGATTAATGAACAGTTTTAGGGACGGCATGATGGAAGAGGCAGAGGCACAAAGGCACAGAGGATGGAAACTGAAAATCCTGTTATCCGGTCTAAAATTATTCGTCGTGAAAATCAGTGGTTAAAAATATGTTAAACACAAAAACAATTCTGGAACTTGCGGAACTGCAGTCACAGGGCAAATGCACTTCAGTGGATATTGTAAAGGATGTTCTCGCGGCGATTGACGCACGCGATAGAAAAATCGGTGCGTATATTTCAATCGACCGCACCGGTGCACTGCAGCAGGCGGAGGAGGCTGACGCCGCACGCGCCGGCGGAAAAACCGGCGCACTGCTGGGAATCCCGCTGGCAGTTAAAGATTTAATCAATGTAAAAGATCAGCCGTGTACCTGTGCCTCGAACATGCTTGAAGGTTATATTTCGCCGTTTGATGCGACAGTGATTGCGAAACTGCGCGTCGCCGGTGCGGTATTTCTTGGTCGTACAAATATGGACGAGTTTGCAATGGGTTCGAGCACTGAAAGTTCGGTGTTTAAAAAAACACATAATCCGTGGAATCCGGATTGCGTTCCCGGCGGTTCATCCGGCGGTTCAACGGCCGGTGTTGTCGCTGATGAAGCGATTGCGGCGCTCGGCACAGATACCGGCGGATCAATCCGGCAGCCGGCGGCGTTTTGCGGCTGTATCGGCATGAAGCCGACTTATGGCATAATTTCGCGTTATGGTGTCACGGCCTTTGCGTCGTCGCTCGATCAGGTCGGCCCGGTTGCCAAAACAGTGAAAGACGCCGCCATTCTGCTCGACGCGATGGCGGGCAAGGATGAGCTGGATTCGACCTCAATTCAAATTCCGGCGCCGGAATTTGCGCAGCGGTTAACCGACGATCATAGTCTGAAAGGAATGAAGCTTGGCCTGCCGGCAGAATATTTTATCGACGGCATGGATCCTGATGTTGAAAAAGCGGTGCGCGCTGCGGTAGAACACTGCCGGGATCTTGGTGCTGAAATTGTGGATGTCAGTCTGCCCAATTCAAAATATGCCATTGCGGTTTAT encodes the following:
- the gatC gene encoding Asp-tRNA(Asn)/Glu-tRNA(Gln) amidotransferase subunit GatC: MADANQIDVSYVANLARIQLSPEETELFQEQLGQVLQYVEQLNEPDVSNVKPTAHAMPLVNVLRDDVPRPSLERDTVMNNAPASRNGQILVPKINEQF
- the gatA gene encoding Asp-tRNA(Asn)/Glu-tRNA(Gln) amidotransferase subunit GatA, coding for MLNTKTILELAELQSQGKCTSVDIVKDVLAAIDARDRKIGAYISIDRTGALQQAEEADAARAGGKTGALLGIPLAVKDLINVKDQPCTCASNMLEGYISPFDATVIAKLRVAGAVFLGRTNMDEFAMGSSTESSVFKKTHNPWNPDCVPGGSSGGSTAGVVADEAIAALGTDTGGSIRQPAAFCGCIGMKPTYGIISRYGVTAFASSLDQVGPVAKTVKDAAILLDAMAGKDELDSTSIQIPAPEFAQRLTDDHSLKGMKLGLPAEYFIDGMDPDVEKAVRAAVEHCRDLGAEIVDVSLPNSKYAIAVYYIVATAEASANLARFDGIRYGMRIDGADPMELYERTRSAGLGPEVKRRIILGTYVLSSGYYDAYYLRAQKVRTLIRDDFNKAFTQCDAILAPVTPTPAYKLGEKTDDPLKMYLDDILTVPVNLSGNCAMSVPCGFSSGGLPVGLQIIGDSFKEASIFKVGHAYEQTTDWHKRRPE